From the genome of Methanobrevibacter smithii ATCC 35061, one region includes:
- a CDS encoding MotA/TolQ/ExbB proton channel family protein encodes MIVEYLTQFFENLMEIFTQGGIITYIILFIGIYGLLVSLRKIVYLKKISKVDTTEILGIVSSSMERGGAVEALKQINSFKNPISKIISETLKIGYKNKTEVEESMEQIFIVEVSKMTKGLNSIKTIIELAPFLGLIGTVIGIWMTFKALGVTPNPSAMAEGIYVALTTTIAGLFVAIVLLPLHTYIQGLVENEMDKIELATKMTNWGYAVVKVRVEANVECALEALQEAEGVVNTRLISDPYANIKVSFKPSMLDKSISNIILEKCNVNAEIIESKLRQ; translated from the coding sequence ATGATAGTTGAATATCTGACTCAATTTTTCGAAAATCTCATGGAGATATTTACACAGGGAGGAATTATTACATATATAATTCTTTTCATTGGTATTTATGGTCTTCTTGTTTCATTAAGAAAAATTGTGTATCTTAAGAAAATTAGTAAGGTGGATACAACTGAAATTTTAGGTATTGTTTCTTCTTCTATGGAAAGGGGAGGGGCAGTTGAAGCATTAAAACAAATTAATTCTTTTAAAAATCCTATTTCTAAAATCATTTCTGAAACTTTAAAAATTGGTTATAAAAATAAAACCGAAGTTGAAGAAAGTATGGAACAAATTTTCATTGTTGAAGTAAGTAAAATGACTAAAGGATTAAATTCAATTAAAACTATTATTGAATTAGCTCCATTTTTAGGTTTGATTGGTACTGTAATTGGTATCTGGATGACCTTTAAAGCATTAGGTGTTACTCCTAATCCTTCTGCTATGGCTGAGGGTATTTATGTGGCATTAACAACAACTATTGCAGGTTTATTTGTAGCTATTGTATTATTACCTCTTCATACCTATATTCAAGGTTTAGTTGAAAATGAAATGGATAAAATTGAATTGGCTACTAAAATGACCAACTGGGGTTATGCAGTAGTTAAAGTAAGAGTTGAAGCTAATGTTGAATGTGCCCTGGAAGCTCTTCAAGAAGCTGAAGGTGTTGTTAACACTAGACTAATTTCTGATCCTTATGCGAATATCAAGGTTTCATTTAAACCTAGTATGTTAGATAAAAGTATTTCAAATATTATATTGGAAAAGTGTAATGTTAATGCTGAAATAATTGAAAGTAAATTAAGACAATAA
- the rnhB gene encoding ribonuclease HII: MDVLGIDEAGRGSVLGPLVIAGVIVPEKMDIVLERMGVKDSKRLTPNRRTILSRKLKKMFEYDLVVISAQDIDNMRADGINLNEIERIGMEKILSNLNPEKAIVDAVDIKAERFQNKLANDTGVNVVAEHKADDNYIEVSAASIIAKQERDAHIAEINKDYIKMGGIGSGYPSDPITKKFLTNFTYDEMPDFVRKSWATVEKMKNSQ, encoded by the coding sequence ATGGATGTATTGGGAATTGATGAAGCAGGTCGGGGATCTGTTTTAGGACCATTGGTTATTGCAGGGGTTATTGTTCCTGAGAAAATGGATATTGTTTTAGAAAGAATGGGTGTAAAAGACTCTAAGCGTTTGACTCCTAATAGAAGAACAATTCTGTCCCGTAAATTAAAAAAAATGTTTGAATATGATTTGGTAGTAATTTCTGCTCAGGATATTGATAATATGAGAGCAGACGGAATCAACCTTAATGAAATTGAAAGAATTGGAATGGAGAAAATTCTTTCTAATTTAAATCCTGAAAAGGCTATTGTTGATGCAGTTGATATTAAGGCAGAACGTTTTCAAAACAAACTTGCAAATGACACTGGAGTAAATGTTGTAGCTGAACATAAAGCAGATGATAATTATATTGAAGTTAGTGCAGCATCTATTATAGCCAAACAGGAAAGGGATGCACATATAGCTGAAATTAACAAAGATTATATTAAAATGGGTGGAATTGGTTCAGGTTATCCTTCCGACCCAATCACTAAAAAATTTTTAACTAATTTTACATATGATGAAATGCCTGATTTTGTAAGGAAATCATGGGCAACTGTTGAGAAAATGAAAAATTCTCAATAG
- a CDS encoding rod shape-determining protein yields the protein MNIFGNEEEESQVNDTRIISNSLGIDLGTLNTVIAKPSGDKFDLYQIPSVVAVKKDDPSEVLAVGEEAKKMLGRTPEDILAVRPLKKGVIENVAQAQALLIKAMQIGIEEGESVGRIVIGIPGDSSEVEKNAAEEIGRKAGAENILVISEGLAAAIGAGLPIAEPNGTMVIDIGAGSTDIVIISLGGINDIETVRCGGDDIDNRIVELVAEKYNVAIGIHDAESAKIEVGMIHCSEQLENLSVEVIGKSLETNRPKKVVIDSMLVADAVEPFMQEIVDGLNVILERLSPELMMGVYNNAVAVGGSSRLRGLKERVFDEISIPIEVSDDPMTVVAKGTAIVAAEPLALEPEVRLRAMK from the coding sequence ATGAATATTTTTGGAAATGAAGAAGAGGAATCACAAGTTAATGATACTAGAATCATTAGTAACAGCTTGGGAATAGATTTAGGAACTTTAAACACTGTAATTGCAAAACCATCTGGAGATAAATTTGATTTATATCAAATTCCATCAGTTGTTGCTGTTAAAAAAGATGATCCGTCTGAAGTTTTAGCAGTTGGGGAAGAAGCTAAAAAAATGCTTGGTAGAACTCCTGAAGATATTCTTGCTGTAAGACCTTTGAAAAAAGGAGTCATTGAAAACGTAGCTCAAGCACAAGCTTTACTTATTAAAGCTATGCAAATTGGTATAGAAGAGGGGGAAAGTGTTGGAAGAATCGTTATTGGTATTCCTGGAGATTCCTCTGAAGTAGAAAAAAATGCAGCTGAAGAGATTGGTAGGAAAGCTGGAGCAGAAAACATTCTTGTAATTAGTGAAGGATTGGCAGCAGCTATTGGTGCAGGTTTACCTATTGCTGAACCAAACGGAACTATGGTTATTGATATTGGTGCAGGATCAACAGATATTGTTATCATTTCCCTTGGTGGTATTAACGATATTGAAACAGTTAGATGCGGTGGAGATGACATTGATAACAGAATAGTTGAATTGGTTGCAGAAAAATATAATGTAGCTATTGGTATTCATGATGCAGAATCTGCAAAAATAGAAGTTGGTATGATTCACTGTAGCGAACAACTTGAAAACTTAAGTGTTGAAGTTATTGGTAAATCATTAGAAACCAACAGGCCTAAAAAAGTTGTCATCGACTCAATGTTAGTTGCTGATGCTGTAGAACCATTTATGCAAGAAATTGTAGATGGTTTAAATGTTATTTTAGAAAGATTATCTCCTGAATTGATGATGGGTGTTTATAATAATGCAGTGGCAGTTGGAGGAAGTTCAAGACTCCGTGGATTAAAAGAAAGGGTTTTCGATGAAATATCTATTCCTATTGAAGTTTCTGATGATCCTATGACTGTTGTAGCAAAAGGTACTGCTATTGTAGCTGCAGAACCTCTTGCATTAGAACCTGAAGTTCGTCTTAGAGCTATGAAATAA
- a CDS encoding archaetidylserine synthase, with amino-acid sequence MKLESTKIQSFFAISDGISLMNMLCGFISILLAINHNFELSAILMIIAIMFDSVDGWVARKINRNDKLKFGQNIDSLSDAISFGAAPAVFLYTISSTIPHNLSILPAIISLLIVACGVLRLTRYNAIADYIQTHDFIGFPIPGIAIILATFYLSGLFNIYIALILMTIVSLLMISNVTYPKFDNLIIIGISVVLIVLIILPISLTLFGINIPALILLIFSLYYLLINLIKIN; translated from the coding sequence ATGAAATTAGAAAGTACAAAGATTCAAAGTTTTTTTGCAATATCTGATGGAATATCACTGATGAACATGCTATGTGGATTTATCTCAATTCTTCTTGCGATAAATCATAATTTTGAATTATCAGCAATTCTGATGATAATAGCTATCATGTTTGACTCTGTAGATGGATGGGTAGCTAGGAAAATTAATAGAAATGATAAATTAAAATTTGGGCAAAATATAGACTCCCTTTCAGACGCCATATCCTTCGGTGCGGCACCTGCAGTATTCCTCTATACTATCAGTAGTACAATACCTCATAATCTTTCAATACTTCCGGCAATCATTAGTTTATTAATTGTAGCTTGTGGTGTCTTAAGATTAACCAGATACAATGCAATAGCAGATTACATCCAAACACATGACTTTATAGGATTTCCAATTCCAGGAATAGCTATTATATTAGCTACATTCTATTTAAGCGGATTGTTCAATATTTATATTGCTTTAATATTAATGACAATAGTGTCTTTATTGATGATTAGCAATGTTACATACCCAAAATTTGACAATTTAATTATAATCGGAATTTCTGTAGTGCTAATAGTGTTAATTATACTTCCAATAAGTCTAACACTCTTCGGCATAAACATACCTGCATTGATACTATTGATATTTTCCTTATATTACCTGTTAATTAATTTAATTAAAATCAATTAA